AAAAGGGTCCTAAATGGTGGGATATTCATATCCCTGATCACGCCATATTACGATGTGTACAAAGACCTCTCAACCGAAATGACGAATCTGCATGACCACATGAAATGCAAATAAGGAGGACTACCTACTCATGCCCTACCTTGTAGTGTAAGTCCTATTCGTGCCCTACCTTAGGGCATCTTCAACGCTAACCTGTATATTTGTACTGTAAATGTCCATTTTTACGTCCGGACAGAGGTCCGGACACTGATACAGAAGCGTGCAATTCAACGCTAGATGCAAACATCCATCTCTGTTTTCTCGGACATTTTATCGAATCGGTTGGTGTGCGGCGTGGCGACTTGGTCAGGACACTGGAAATGCTGGCACGGTTCGGCAAGCTCGTGGTTGCGGCATGAGCCAGCACTGCCTGGCCAGCTGAGAAAGTGGCGCGACGCGGCGCGACCAGCTTTTGGGTCGGGTGGGCGCGGCGATAGAGCCCGGCGAGCTCGGGCGCGCAACCACGACGGTAGGGGCGTCGAGTGCAGCCACGGGCACGCGGCGACGATGGCATGCGAGCtcgggaagcggcgacgacgacACGCGAGCTCGGACGCAGCCACGCGCACGGCGACGAAGGGCGCGGCCACAATGGCAGTGGCGCGGCCATGCGCACACGGCAACGGAGGCAGGCGAGCTCGGGCGCGCGACCACGACGACAGGGGCGTCGGGCGCGGCCACGACGGCACACAAGCTCGGGCGCGGTGACGACGAGCCTGACCACGGGCGCGCGGCCACAATGGCAGCGTCGTCATGCGCGGCCACAACGGCACGCAAGCTCGGGTGCGGCGACGACGAGCGTGAGCGCGGGCACACGGCCACAACAGAAGCGGCATCGGGCGCGGCCACAACAAGCGTGGTCGCGTGGTCGCGGGTGCGCGACCACAACGACAGCTGCGTCCGACGCGTCCACGCGCGCGCGGTGACGAAGTTACGCGAGCTTTCCTGGATGCAGCTACTCTCGGTGTCGGCGTGCGTCTTCCTCTCCCTCATCCGCGTCATCCACCAGCACTACGACGGCACTGAGGACGCCCGCACCAACCTTGCGGCAGCGCTCAACATCTTCCGCGGCGACGGGCATGGAGGGCTCATCGGCGGCGACGGGGATGGAGAGCTCGTCGGCGGCCATGGGGAGGAGAGGtaggaggaggcggcgacggggatggagggctcgTCGGCCACCATGGCGGATGCCCTCGTGGTGGCACCACGGTCTGTGCTTTCTTTTTTAAGGacagagaagagagagagagagaggggggtggGGGGGCGTGGATACGTGGTGATTTGTCGTTGGTCAGCTGGATGTCCGGCACCAGAATCCGTATGTTCGGACAGAGAAGAGGACATATACGGGTCTCTGTCGGATTGCAAAAGTGGTCTGGACAGTGCCGTTCGGACAGAGAAGAAAACATATACGGGCCTCTGTTTTAGACTTCATTTGCATTTTCTAGAAATTTAAAACCAGTAAGCTCCATTTCTGGGGACGGCTACGGGAACCACGATGTTCGTAATTCCTTTTATTTTCTTGAATAAGGTCTATATATATAGACTCATTAACACAAGTATTATTTTCCAACCTATTTTTTATCAACTTTTTCGTGTTACACAAACGAAAATAAATAGAAAGAcaataaaaggaaaaaaaacaggaaattaaaacaaaataaagtaataaaaataaaaaggataGAGATAAAATAACGAATATACAAAAGGAAAGAAATAAGAGAAagtgaaagaaaagaaaaatagaaaaaaatctTTGCCGAGTGTTTCTTTAGACAATGCACAAAGATGCGCCTTTGCTCTTTTTTCTCTatgttctttttcttttttgccgAGTGCAACACTGGGCAAACCTTGAGTTTACCTACTGTTAGATGTTTGCCAAGTGTACTTTCCGAAGAACTCGGCAAAGGCTATGTTTGTTGAGTACTCGTGAATTAACACTCGGCAAACACTCCGGTACAAGGTAAAATGGCGGATTCACATAATGTATTAAGTCTTTATTAGGATTTGTGTTAGTGGGCGTGTGTTTTGCCAAGTTCTTTAGAAATGGAGGAAGTGCATGGGCGAGCAGTCGCATGCATGCACGTATGGTTAATTAGCCGCATGCAGTTTTCTAAGTCAATAAGCTGTTAATTAGGAGTCGAGTCAAATGGATCATGGAGAGGTTCCAGGAGGCATTGCGTGGCTTTGGACGAGGATAGGTAGTTAGTGGTTAATGCATGCAGTTAATAGACATAAGTAGTGGCATGAGTTGTATGGCAGGATTGAATTCCAAATGTAGGCACGGAGGAGTATGCTGCGAGATGCAGCTCCAACACCATCTACATGTATTGTTCAGTTATATATGCCCTGTTCAGTATATAGTACCTCTCCGGGTTCCTTTATTCGCTGCCACTTCATGGTTTTTCATTTATAGATGCTTTGTTCCAGAATCTTGGAGAATGTTCTCACTGTAGTTCAGGTCAGATAGTGGGATAAGTCCCTAGGAAAGCTACCCAATACCCACAAGGCACTAAAGCTGCTAATTTCGCCAACCTACAGACCGGGCAATTATTTGTAACTCTTATGTACTTCCTCTGTTCACAAATATTAGATGTTCTAACTTCTTTTGTGAATGGGATGTATATAGAGacgttttagtgtgtttgttcactcatttaaATCCTTATGTAGTCCTTATgtttgtgaacggagggagtcCTTCAGTGTCAAAAGTTAAGACGAGCTTTTTCTGAAAGTTATTGTGTTGGTCTGGCTGATGAAACTTAAATAGCACATAAGTCTTGGATTGAATAAATTCAAATTATATGGTTCCTGGTGTCGAGCTTAGGGACATTATGCTTGATACCACATTCTCCATTTATACTTATAGATAGGCTTGTAAACTTCGCTGATACATCTATATTGTTACCATCTCAATATTGTGTTTTTCCCTACTTTGTAGTTGTGTCGTGTCAGTGAatagtgatatatatatatgtagttgTGGACATGTCAGAAAAAAGTTATTGTAGTGCTTGCATTAATCTTTGTATTGATCTTTCGTATTGAGACGGTGGAAGACAAGAAAATCTTTCGGCATTGAATGTTTTGTTATTGCGCATTTACATGAGCTTTTCAACATTTTCTCTACCACATGGAAGTGATGTGGGAGTGGAAGCATGTAAGTTGGTCGAATTAGTTCATTAATACGAGGAATTAGTTTGTGAGTGTTTTCTTAGAGGTTTTCATAATATCGTGTCATTGATTCATAAATTTTGATAGGCCTTTCTATAATGTGCTAGCTTATAATATACTAAGTTTACAGATGTCACCATCTATGCGTTCTTGGCTCTGCAATAATCGGAGGAGCTTCCTCCGCTAGCATAGGTGGTGCGAAAGGTGATTTCAGTGGTTGCTATTGTAGAGTATTGTCATATGCTTACGTGCCTCAAATGTGGTCCAAGGATGAAGAGTCTGACATTGAATACATTTACGTTCAATTGAAAGATTGATTAGTGGTACATACCCTAATCTATATAGACTTATCTTTTTTGTAATAGATACCTATCTTTCTTTGTTTTAGGACCAATGGGGAGGGGATTTGATGTCTTGGAAGTTCAAATCTTGCTTTCTTTTAGGGGAAGAAATAAAGAGAAAAACAAATTGTTTGTAGTGGTAAATGGTGCATCAAGTATTTGATCTagaaattggtaaatagaatttgtaGATAGATGGGTCTCTTTATCCTCATTCCATATTCATTTTTTCTGCCTACACTTCGCTCAAATGATAAGGGTGTTCCTCTTGCATGTATTCTCATACAATATAATATATTTTTAATAAATATTGCTAAAGATAAGGAGAATTTGGCCATCGTGAGTAGGGCCGCTCTTTTTTTAACTTTAGTGGAATTTACCCGACCTGTTCGTTTCGGCATTTGAGTGTTCTGCATGGTCGATAAAATCTTTCTTTTGATGTCTTGCTAGTTCAATGTTTTGACAGAAGCGCGCGGTGTAATTCCATTGATTTTTGGATTTCAACTTTGAATACATTTTCTTCTTGGATTTGGGCTTTTTTTTAATCTCCAGATGATGTATGTGGCAATCACCTTtacactagtacaaaacagggctttcgtcacagagcaatattcacattagtcccggttcagtcacgaaccgggactaatatgagcattggtcctggttcgtgcggctaaggcattagtcccggttcacctgggccctttagtcccggttggtgccacgaaccgggactaaagggtgcgatgcgcattagtaccggttggtgccaccaaccagtactaatgggctttgaggcattagtaccggttcatggcacgaaccggtactaaagggcccatcaaactctacccccccccccccccccccccgcgcccccgtggaccgccttttcagttttagaaaaaacaaaagaaaatgatggaaatgtcaaaaaaataaaataaaataagtttcccatgtgatatgtggtctagttgttgggaaaattaacaaatatgaatttcgactttatttgcaaaatctccctggaatttcttaaaatgggcataacttttgcatacgaactcggatgaaaaagttttttatatgaaaaatcatctactcgaaaagttacatccgaatttaatgGGGGGAACcctgttaaacattttcaaaatcctcaaaaacctaacagaaaaaaagatacggggcttttaagatctggagaggcaataaaattcaaaaaatttcaaatcgtggtcaaactgtggtcaaacaatggtcaaattaattattctagaatattagtgttactaaataattatttcagtttttttgaattttggtcaaatctggtcaaactgtgttcaaacagtggtcaaacagtggtcaaacaatggtcaaactaattattccagaaatattagtgttactaaataattattgttttttaaaacaatagtttcaaactcaaacagtgaaatgtgtcacttcatgctcaagctaaattcctgagggttaatagaattgacatcttattattgttaggaaaacaacaagtgcagacttggaaacgagggagaatagaacccgaaagttaagcgtgcccaggctggagtagtgagaggatgggtgaccgtccgggaagttagatgatttggaatgatgaggggtgattagagattagaggataaattgagcagtgatgaggggtggtgattagagattagaggttaaaataattcagaaatttaaaaataaaaaaaaatcgcaaaaaaacttttcaaaaaaatatatcataaaatttcctttagtcccggttggtaacaccaaccgggactaaaggtggagctccaggctgcgtccacgtggacggcctttagtcccggttcgtgtaagaaggactaaaggcccttaccaaccgggacaaaagcccccttttctactagtgttaatTGCTGGCTTCTTATGATATTCCTAAAACCTAGGATGCAAACTTGATTGTGAGTTCACGGTTTGAGCTGCTGCATCTGGATTTAGAGCTGTAAATCAATCTGCCTTGATGGGAATCTAAGAATAGTTTTCAGACTTCACACATAAAGACTAATATGGCACTTCGTATTGTTGATTTTTTTACGTGTTGTAGTACACAATATTGCTATATAGCCATACCAATTTCAGAAATTATTCATTGGCCACTGAAGCTTATATTCTCCTATTCCAGAAATTAAATGAGTATGAAGTAAAGAAGGTGATGTTGGTTCCTGGAGGCTGGAGCCTTAATATGTTCTTTCATCTCCTGGTGAGTTTTTTTTTTATTTCTGCATGTAACATGAcagaactactccctccgttccatattaCTCGTCGCTGATTTAGTAAATCAGCGACGAGtaatatggaacggagggagtattacttATTGTTTCTTCATTCCCATGGATTAATTGTGACTCTTGATTTCCTACGCTAAAAGCGATCAAAACATATATATGCCTTGACCTGTATTGTTTTTTGAGCAGATGCGCACTGATCTATACTGATGTGTTGTGTGAGGCAATTCCTTGCTATTGGCCCACTATGGTCCTTGGTTCTTGTGCTAGCAGTAAATTAATTGATCGTATATATATATTAAGAAGAAGATTATTTGTATGCTTTGGTTTTAGTCATACTTTTTGAAAAATATAGTACATTCAGGCCCTGCTTTTTGTATTGTTATGCCTTCTTTCCTTCAAGTTAATGGGCCATTGACACATCCGTAATCAGGGCCAGCCCCGGTGTATGGCCGGAGAGGCAGTAATGAAGTTGCATACAATGATATACATGTATCCAGGGTTTTTCCTATGTTCGGATTTTGTGACAGTTTTGCCTGGTTTTCTGTTAATtaatcttttgcctccgtttaaaaAACACTAGGACTTGACTGATACATTGCTTGACTCCACACCTTTTTCACTCCTTGTGCAGTTCTATGATAATAGCTAGGCTCATCTTTATTTTGATTTCATGTTGACACTTAATTTCATCTTAAACAGAACAAAAAGAACCACCCTTCCGAAGGCAGTGCATTCTGGGGCCCTCTTTCCTACCGAGCGAAACGACAAAGCGAGAGCATCGCTACACGTATCTAGTCCTTTAGCAGAGAGATTTGACATGCCTACAAATATATATAGTTGTGTGTTAGCGTGCCATGGCCATTTTCGCTATCTCATAACCAAGAATGTCCCATACAATTTCAGTGAGAACGCCACTGCATGCATGTACTACGTACTACTTTGTGAACGTATAAAATGCACAAGAGAATTACCAGCTCATTTTCAGGGGGACTGGATTCCTCGTCCATCGAAGCCCAATGCAAGAGAGAAAACCAGCAGAAAATTTAACCAATCTTAAACTGATGAGGACTCATGATGAATACATTAATTCCTCTGTCAAAGAACAGGAGAGGAAAGCCGCCGCAGATCCGATCAGTCTAACCCATCAGTCCAAGATCTCTCTTGCCGCAGCGCCTGCACACACAACAACAGCATGTTACGTTTGTTAACGACAATGAGGTGCGAAGGTTTAATGTGGCACAAGTTTGACCTTGATAGCAGACAAGAGCAGCTAGCTTGACAAAACAGAAGCGAAGAACTTCTTGACCGAAGGAATGCGAGAGCCGGTCTAGAAGGGGTAGAACAGATTGGCTCCTCCTATTTTGTAACTAAAGAGTGCACGAATGACTAGTGGCTAAATAGAGGGTCCTTTGCTTGTGGTTGCAAGCCAAGCCATGTTTTCTCTTTGCTAAAGCATGCATGAAGCGACGTGTGCATGTATGCTGCTGCTTTTTTGTTTCTGCTTTTTCTTTTGGTTGAGATGCTGATGCTCTTGCCGGTTTTGGTTTCCACGCTACAGCAAAGTGCAGCAGTCCCTTTCTCCTTTGTTCCATGGTAAAATGTAGCAACCCCGAAATCGGACACATCCCCGTCATTCTTTACTCATTCCATGGTGAAAGACGCCGGAGTGCTGTTTGGCTCTGCCTCCGGCAATTCCTTGCTCATTCTAATCATCGGTCTCCGTCTCTGTAGATGTGATATGTCCCATTGCCTTCGTCTTTTTCTTTCCTTTAGAAACACAAAGGTACAACGTAGATGTACATAGGCATGTCTACATCAGGGCAGGCCCTAGCCCATGGCGGGCTGGCACTGTGCTTAGGTGCTATTACCTCGGTCCTAGTTTACTAGTCTTTCTCACATTTTGATCATAATATACTGATGGAAAAAATAGTATGAGTTATACGTAGGAAAAAATAATTCAAATGATAAGTGTCAGATGTCAGGTGCGGGGCATTCCGGCCCTGATGTTTTTTTATGGCAACTCCAATCACACAAGGATGGCAAATTGCAGTGGCACAAGGCAAGTTTTTGTCAAAAATATACTGAAGCACGAAAGGTGTCATACTTGCCGGTTTTGGTTTCCATGCTACAGCAAAGTGCAGCAGTCCCTTTCTCCTTTGCTCCATGGTAAAATGTAGGACACATCCCGTCATTCCTTACTCATTCCATGGTAGTAAAAGACGCCGGAGTGTTGTTTGACTCTGGCCCGGCAATTCCTTGCTCATTCTAATCAACggtctccgtctccatctccgcaTATGTCCCATTGCTTTCGTCTTTTTCTTTCCTTTAGATTAGAAACACAAAGGTACAACGTAGATGTACATAGGCATGTCTACATCAGGGCCGGCCCTAGGCCATGGTGGGCTGGCACTGTGCTTATGtgctactacctccattctgctTTACTAATCCTTCTCGTATTTTGATCATAATTTTAACTAACAAAATAGTATGAGTTGTACGTAGGAAAAAATAACTCAAATGATAAGTGTCACACGTCAGGTGCGTGACACTCCGACCCTGACGGTTTTTGATGGCAATTTCAGTCATGCAAGGATGGCAAATTCCAATGGCACAAGGCAAGTTTCTGTCAAAAATAAACTGAAGCACGAAAGGTGtcatgcttgccaactaaagttGCTTCCTCGCGTAACTACACTTGCCATCGAAAACGTTTGAAGTTGCCATGTGCTCATACCTGACATTCGGCACTAATGAGGGTCCAAAAATAACGTCATTGGAAACTAcattcaaatacaaatccaacaaTACAATTTTTATGACATGCGTTAATATTTTGTTTGCTAGTCAAAATACGATGAGAACTAATAAATCCAGACGGAGTTAATAGTAACTAGTGTGTACTTTGAATGCATAGCATTACTCCTATAAAGGATGTTGGTACCCGCCTTATGGATCTTGTCGAGGGCAAAGAGTGCCTCCGAGCTGATGCATTATGTAATAATTTGATATTGTGGACCAATGAAATTTTGTATTTTAATTTGAGATAATTTTTATTTGAAATTGTGTGGCTGAAGTGTGCGGCTGTAGCATTGCTGCCGCGTGACCGTTGGCCGTTTTTACATCATCTGGTGGAGCACAAATTTTAGATTATCGATTCTACATTATTTGTTGGAGTTATGTGTTTTTTGATGATGTAGTAAAGTTATACATTTAGTGCTTTTTGGTGATTTACACCATCTCCATGCTCTTACAAGTGGACTACAGCAACTGATGCCACTTCCAAAACGGCTAGCTGGCTAGTTCGTTCCAGGCGCTCCTGTGACGGAGCGACCGACGATGACCACCCTGCTGGACGCGCCCCTGCCGCCGCAGAGGAAGCCCACGATCGCGTCGGACTGCCGGACGGCCTTGTTGAAGAGCGCGCCGAGCAGCATGCCGGCGACGGGCGCGACGACGTAGATCCAGATGGAGGTGTAGCGGCCGAAGACGATGGCCGGGCCCAGGCTCCTCGCCGGGTTCATCGAGCCTCCGGACACGGGCCCGATGACCAGCCCGAGCGTCCCGACCGCCGTACCGATGGAGATCCCTACCACCGCCTTGCTCTGCATGCAAGCCAATCATCAATGGAAGCGGTCGATCAGGTACGTGTCGTTCGTTTCCGGCCCAAAGTTTCGTCTCCCGCCCGCATGCAATAAAATAAATCCTTGCGTGTACTTACGGCGTTGCTTGTGGCGACGGTGGAGATGACGATCATGAGCACGGCGGAGGCGAGGAGCTCGAGGAGGAACGGGAGCCGGGCGCCGGCCCCGGGGGGCCTGGGCGCGGTGCCGTAGAAGTTGTCGTCGTGCGGCGTCATGATGGCGTTGACGGAGAGGCAGGCGAGCACGGAGGCGCCGATCTGCGTGGCGACGTAGAGCGGCAGCTTGCGCCAGGGGAAGTAGCGGAAGGCGGCGAAGGTGAGGGTGACGGCGGGGTTGAGGTGCGCGGGGCCCATCCATCCGAGCACGAAGGCGACGGTGAGGGCGACGACAAGGCAGACCGTCGGGAAGGTCAGGCCGTGGTGCATCTCCTGCATCAGCGCCGCCACGCACGACCAGAACACCACCAGGAACGTCGCCACGCCCTCGAGCAACAGCTTAATATTAACAAGATCATCAGTTCGCTAATCAACTGATGACACTCTAAGATTATGCTCAGAAATGATGCAAATTAATTGATGGTCTCGATGTGCTCGTCCCTCTGCATGGCGTGAACGCAGAGCATGCATGTGTAGTACCTCTCGGATGAGGTGGCCGACGGCGAGGCCCTTGGTGGCATGGCCTGCAGCCGGGGGAAGCTCCTGGCCGCGGCGAGCCTGCTCTAGGTCCTGCCCATTCGCCGCGCCGTCGCCGACCACCGTGTTCGTCTTGTCAAGATCCATTGTGGGTTACAGTGGACCAAGAGCGAGCTAGCTTGCACTGTTCATTCTCTCGAGTGTTCATCTGCGATTGCTCCTCACGCCATTGATCCGCCAATATAGTCGTCTCGTGTCGACCACCCACCGTGTGTGATGGGCAAATTGGTTGCGTTGGAACAGAGCAGCCCGCGCACGCTCTTGGCATGCGGAGGAGGAACTGATGCTACGGGAGTGTACGTACGTGCCGGATCGATCAACTGAATTAACCGACCCACTGCCGCACTCGCTTTGTGTGCATCCTTCTTTCACTCGTGACTTGTTCTCAGAACAGACTCCTAATCGTCTCACAAGAAAAAAAAAGAGTTAAATATACCACGAGTGCTTTAACTTGTTCGGACCGCTCAGTTTGGTACCCAAAACTTGTAAAATACACAAAAATGATGTCATAACTTGTTTTACGGTGAACATACGGTGCCTCCATACGTACCCGGGTGTATGGCCTGCCTGCATGGCATGCCAGCACGATGTTGGCCCACATGTTAGTGTCTGGCAGTGAGCAAGCGCTGGGTGTGCGTATGATGTTTTTTTGCAGAAACCATCTCATTTAATTTGATTATGTAAGAAAGCAGCACAAATTAAAATATGGCCCCCAAAGGTCAGTATAGGAAAAAAAGAGtaaaataaaacacccggacctCCCCGTCGGTGGTGCACATCCCGCCCAAGGTGACGAAAAAAATCCAACCTCTGGTACTAATTAAGACAAGCTAGAAGTCCTATATCGAGCTCTGTTTATCTCTTCAAGTATTTCtcttatttttattttaataCGGGCGTGCACAatatttctttttatttatttttaatttcatgtttatttttatattattttttggttGAAAAAAATGTAACAAAATATTACAACTACTGTAAACTTATAGAAAGTATTAGTGCATCTGaataaaaaatgttcaacatAGTTTTGAAAATACAatgtttttgatttttttaataaTTATGTATTTTAAAAATACATGAAGATACACAATAATTGTGCGTGCTTGTGGTCCTGAATGCTGATACCAAAACAATCACACAATATTTTATAATATACCTTGTACTGTTTAAATCCACAGAAATTTTAGAAAAAGTTCATGTTTACCtcattattttatttttcttgctgaATGCATGTTTAGCTCATTAACTACACAATAATGAAAATAGAATAAATATTTAAATAGAAAATAATTGTGTATTGATAATTATTGTATTTTATATTGGAAACTTATATATCATAAAAACTAAACAATAACTTAAAAAACACTAAAAAATGTAAATGCAGAATGCAGAGCGATAGGTAACTTTGATCTATACTAGTTCAGTAGTAGTCTTGTTACGTCTACCATAAGGCGTCATCATGACGTCCCTCGGAATCCAGTTATCTCTCCAAATATTCGTCATTGTTCCATTACCAATTCGCCGAATCAGGCCTAGCTTCATAATGTCCCTACCCTCTATGATGGCACGACATATTTGGCTTGGGTGGCTCCCAAGGTCAGCACTCAAAATACTCCCATTTGGAAAGTAAACCCCCTTTAATATTCTCGCACTTCAGCTATTTGGGTTTTGTAACATAGGCCACGCCTGCTTGGCTAATAAGGCCAAATTAAATAGCTCGAAGTCTTTAAAGCCCATACCTCCCATGCTCTTTGGTTGGGTCACCCAACGGGGTTTTCTGTGCCCATCTTTGCTTCCCCACCATAATTTTCGAATCAACCTGTTCAGGTGTTCACACAATCCTCTTGGGAGTTTAAAACATGACGTAGAGAACACATGTACTGCCTGAGCGACTGACTTTACTAAGACCTCCTTCCCTGCTGTCGACATTGACTGTTCAATCCATCCCTACGCTTTGCTCCACAAGTAATCCTTCAGGTACTTGAAGGAGCCATTCTTTGATGAACCCACGTCTGATGGCAAGCCTAAGTACTTTGCACTCAAAGACTCGTTTGGAACTTGTAACTGATTCTTGACTTCCAGCCTTACACTTTTAGAGCAATCCTTACTGAACAAAATTCATGATTTATCATTATTTATCCGCTGTCCAGAAGCTTAACAGTACCTGAGCAACAACGGGATAACCTCGTTTGCCGCATCCACACTGGCCTTGGAAAACAGCAGGATGTCATCTGCAAATAGTAAATGGTTGACTGGTGGTGCCAAAGGGGCCACCTGAACGCCATCCAAGTTGGATGACTCGTCAATAGATTTTAGGAGGCACGAAAGGACCTCTCCTGCAATCAAGAATAAGTATAGAGAAATTGGGTCTCCCCGTCGAATACCCCTCGACAGTGTGAATTCATGTAATTTCTTGCCACTAAATAAAACTAAGAATTTGATTGAGCGAACCATACTCATCACAATGTCCACCCATCCTCTCGTGAAACCAAGTTTCAACATTGTGGCTTGTAGATAATCCCATTCCGCTCTATCATATGCCTTCATCATATCTAGCTTAAGTGCACAATACATGTTTTCATTTGCATTATTTCTCTTCATAAAATGGAGACATTCATACGTTGTGATAATGTTATCAGTAATAAGTCTACCCGGG
The Aegilops tauschii subsp. strangulata cultivar AL8/78 chromosome 3, Aet v6.0, whole genome shotgun sequence genome window above contains:
- the LOC120976328 gene encoding uncharacterized protein, whose product is MAASSCAATTARKLGCGDDERERGHTATTEAASGAATTSVVAWSRVRDHNDSCVRRVHARAVTKLRELSWMQLLSVSACVFLSLIRVIHQHYDGTEDARTNLAAALNIFRGDGHGGLIGGDGDGELVGGHGEER
- the LOC109770355 gene encoding aquaporin NIP4-1-like — encoded protein: MDLDKTNTVVGDGAANGQDLEQARRGQELPPAAGHATKGLAVGHLIRELLLEGVATFLVVFWSCVAALMQEMHHGLTFPTVCLVVALTVAFVLGWMGPAHLNPAVTLTFAAFRYFPWRKLPLYVATQIGASVLACLSVNAIMTPHDDNFYGTAPRPPGAGARLPFLLELLASAVLMIVISTVATSNASKAVVGISIGTAVGTLGLVIGPVSGGSMNPARSLGPAIVFGRYTSIWIYVVAPVAGMLLGALFNKAVRQSDAIVGFLCGGRGASSRVVIVGRSVTGAPGTN